From the Echeneis naucrates chromosome 7, fEcheNa1.1, whole genome shotgun sequence genome, the window tgcGTTTCATTTGTTCTTCAATCCTTTATCAAGAAAGCACATGAAAGTGAGAGTGTTGTGGACTTAGCCGTATTTGCCCTCAGATGGCACTTGAGCAAAAGTTTTGACGTCCAGTTGACTGACTTTCCAAAACCACAAAGATGGTCTGGCCAGTTTAGCTTCGATATCTAATAACGAGTGGATAGCGAACAGTTAGCTGTGGCTAAAAAGCTGCTatcagaggatggtttcgatccatcgacctctgggttatgggcccagcacgctttCGCTGCAAACCATcccagatgggacttgaacccacaatccctggcttaggaggccagtgccttgtccattaggccactgggacacaTGTGACATTGTGCAAAATTGAATGCTGAACACCAGGCACTAGACATGGCAATGAACCCAATGCAGACATGGTGGAACAGACGATGAAAGTGAGAGTGTTGTGGACTTAGCCGTATTTGCCCTCAGATGGCACTTGATCAAAAGTCTTGATGTCCAGTTGACTGACTTTCCCAAACTATTAATATGGTCTGACCAGTACATCTTCAATATCTGACAACGAGTGGATAgcgaacagctagctgttgccAACAAAATGCTAGCAGGACAGCGAACAGCTAGCTGTCGCTAAAAAGCTgctagcagaggatggttttgatccatcgacctctgggaCTACGAAGATGGTCTGGCCAGTTTAGCTTCGATATCTGATAACGAGTGGATAGCGAACAGCTAGCTGTGGCTAAAAAGCTGCTatcagaggatggtttcgatccatcgacctctgggttatgggcccagcacgcttctgctgtgccactctgctgtaaatcatcccagatgggactcgaacccacaatccctggcttaggaggccagtgccttatccattaggccactgggacatGTTTGATGACCTAAAGCAAGAATGTAGTGCACTTCAATGTTTTCGCCCTCAGATAGGAAGACCAGGAACAGCTGATTATGTTGGGGACACCCAAGTTGCCCACCATGCTTCCATTGATTGGCCTTATGTCTAGTTATAGAGCCTCTTCAAAGCAAAAATTATCTTCCCCCTTCGCACACTATATAATCTTATTAAattggggaggtggggggggggttagggggttagggggCGTTTGGCGGGTATTATGAGGGATGTCATGGATGCAGTGTCCTCTTTCGAGgttcataaaaacaataataagaaaataaattgtcaGCTTGTTAGTCTAATCTATGGATAGTTCTTGCCTGCTAAGGGGAGGGGAGTGAACAGGCAGTGTCCACCACTGTGTGGTGTCTTATGATAGTCGCACATCATTGGAGAGAGCAGCTTGATTGGTTTTCACGCTTACGAACACTGAGGAAGTCAGGAGCTGATGAGCCAAATGGCAGTTGTGAAGACTGACCTTCAGCTGTGACTCAAAACAACGAAGACAGTATTTAAGTTTGTAAATAGGCTATTTGTCAACATTAAAATCCCTCTGTTGAGTCTTATGGTCAACTCATGATTGATGCTAACTGATGAAAGAGCATTCACGAGTAGTTGGATTCTTGACAGTTTTCAGTTTAACCTGCCCTAACCAAATGCCAAATAGCATCAGACTCTCCTGTTTAAAGATTTGTTTCCTCTGAGTTGGTTCCTTTTAAACTGGATGTCTTTGGGATGAGGTTTGGGGCTGGCAGTTGGACAAATatgagatgtttaaaaaaattgctCAAAACTTTTTCCAGTCAGCAGGAGAAATCTTATCTTACAAATAGAAGAGGTATGACAGATAATTAATTGACTGTTCACTACATAAGAACAAACTCGATAGCTGAGTACCCAGTGTCTTCACAGAGAATCAGCGAAAATAATAACTGCTTTCTTAAAACAAACCTGTAAATAAGGAGTGACGCTTCAGTCAGTTAAACTCTGCCCTCGAGTGAAAATCCTGTTTGTCATCCCTAGTTAACCAGTATCTCTCTCTATTCTACCAGTGTGGATGTATGGTGTAAtcataaatgaacaaaaacaaccctGACGAGGCGGAAATGGCTGACTAATCTTATCATAAAAGATAACACATTACGCACATAGATACAAATACAagactctgtctctctctgtatacATTACATACTTTGATTTATGTCCACATTTTTAAGAGCTCCATTAGTTTAGTTTCCCTTTGTTCATGTATGGCATGCTATGTGAACCTGTAAGCCAAGGTAACAGGTAGAGTATGTGGTTTCATCTGACACAAATTTCTTCAAAGGCAAATAATGATTGACAACATCTAATATAACAACATATATAACATAAAGTTATAACAACATAATAACATAAAGTTATGCAAGTCACTTCCAAGTGGACTAATTCAGTCtgtaaacagtaaaacaagcACAAAATAGATGTAACCTGGGCCTTctgtcacttttgtttttggcagCATGTTCAATTGAGTCTGGTACTTTGCCCTGTCCCTTGACAACAACGTCCTCTTGTCTTatctagatttttttcttcaaggcTTTTATGTGCAGAGCTAGACTGAAGAGTCCTCTCTGTATTAGATTTCAAAAGTAAACTTTACGTTCGTCCGTTGACTGCAAGTCCCCTGCTGAGGAAATTACAGCTTTTTGTTcagccttttgttgtttttgtttttgtgccagattaatatttaatgaagGGACATATACCACCTTAGGATTGAAGGAACCTATTttgctgttggtgtttttcattgtaAACCGGGCAAGAGAAAGAGACCCAGAGTGTGGTTTCTGAACTAGAATAACAGAAAGCAAATATTGGAACAgcgaaaacaaaacatttaattacacTAACCTGCATGGTTAATGTAACAGCTTCCTTAGATGCTTGGATTTTTCTTTGGAACATCTTAAATCGTTGACGCTTGGAATAATACAACGGGAACACACACGGTAATTATTTTCAAAGGATGttgaacatttaaatttaaatgtgtttcatgtataacatgaaaaaatgtaatagtttgcactttatttttcaaatgacacaagtttttcttttttggggagGGTTGGGGGTTTTGTTATACAGCTAGTGTCAgacatggaggagaggagacgggTAGGCTACAGTGTCCACAGGAAGATCCTGGATGAGGGAGCCGTAGATCTGATGGCGGAGAAATCTGACTCAAAAACAACTCTGTCCGAGAAGCTCAAAACATCACTGAGGTAAAATTTCCTACATTTACTGGTCATCTCAACTAAATTTCCTGATTAGCTGCCTCCCACATGAGGTCATGCAGTCACCATAACAAGGCcaatttcaatattttcattatGTCATAAAACGTGATAGATATGATGATAAATAAGCcacagctacaaaaaaaaacttaagttGACGATTATCTGAGGGTATGGGCTCAGAAATACACTTAAGTGTGGTGACAAATTTATGATATACTCAAAGAATGCCTtgaatattaaacatttaacttgagtaaaaaaacaaaaagctggcACAAAAGACCACCCACTAAGATCCGGTTCCTTTTTTTGGAACCGGATCACTTTTGGTTTGACAGTTCCAGCAAACGGGTATTAGATTGTTGGCAGCAGCGATGGAGACTCGAGTCGCACTTCAATCGCACACTTAATACACTTCAGACTCGACTCGGACTCGTGAACAATCATTATGCTTTCTTTTTATGGTGTATTAACGTTGAGATGATTCATGACTCCATGTCACGGTATTAACCATATTAGGCATCGGGTGCGCGCCTCCGATGACGGTAACAATGGCGACCAGTGTGTTAACCGATTCGGTTCGGATtcggctcattcttcatcatacatcttggtcgtattattacctggtgtgtatcacccaGCTGTGCTTCTTCCTTAAGcacgcacggtaacatagcagctacgcacgactcagcagtaaatcagcgtaaaggggaaccgaaTCGGTTAACGCACCGacacacctgcagctgcttctgtgACGTCACCCTCTGTACTTACGTTTGGTTataaaacttcaaaaaagaTGGCATCGACAAAAAAAAGCGCAGACTGCAAAGTCTGTGGTACCAAAATTATTTTATCAGGCACCTGAAAACGCAACCGGATCTGTAACTTACGTTAAGTCACATCAGCCCATATGGACGGTTAGCAAACatgtttagcttagcatcagctaTGTAACGTTAACTTAGTTTGTTACTAGCTTTGTAACTGAACTTTTGCCTCGATCCTCTGGGTaagttaaacagaaaaataaatagtttggtCACAGGTTTATCGTTCACCACGTAACGTTAATGTTACAGGTTTATCGTTCACCACGTAACGTTAATGTTACAGGTTTATCGTTCACCACGGAACGTTAATGTTACAGGTTTATCGTTCACCACGGAACGTTACTGTTACAGGTTTATCGTTCACCACGTAACGTTAATGTTACAGGTTTATCGTTCACCACGGAACGTTAATGTTACAGGTTTATCGTTCACCACGTAACGTTAATGTTACAGGTTTATCGTTCACCACGTAACGTTAATGTTACAGGTTTATCGTTCACCACGGAACGTTAATGTTACAGGTTTATCGTTCACCACGTAACGTTAATGTTACAGGTTTATCGTTCACCACGGAACGTTAATGTTACAGGTTTATCAGGTTACCGTTACATTGGAGGATAGACGATAGAACGCTCGTTACAACCAGAAGAGACAAGAAACTTGActtggaaaacacacacaaaaaaaaaaaaaaatactttgaacATCTCTGAGATTGTATCCTTTTTTAGGGGACTTTGATTTGGTGTTTTGAAAGGATTTAACTTGTTCTATAAAATGCccttttcctgtcactgtgacaCACCCAGGTGTTCTGGTCCCCGGATGAAGAGCTGCCTCCTGGAtagttttcctgttttatcatGGCTTCCACGTTACTCCATCAGGGAGAATTGTCTGGGTGACCTGATTTCTGGAATCAGTGTGGGGATCATGCAGCTGCCTCAGGGTGAGGATGGAGGGTCAGAAGACAGAGATTCAGTGACAGCTGGAgtgacaaaagaaacaaaaccagagatttaattttttaaatggcagCGTATGCATCGCTCTGGTGTCTCCCCAGTGCATTATCCATTTAAGGAAAAGTATAGCTCTCTAaaatataataagaaataatagTATTCCTGTGTTTTCCCTGCAGGTATGGCCTATGCCTTGCTTGCATCTGTTCCTCCAGTCATTGGCCTTTACTCATCCTTCTATCCTGTCCTCATCTACTTCATCTTTGGCACATCAAAGCACATCTCAGTTGGTTTGTATTTCAAGATATGCTGCATCGGCCCAATGGTCAGTTTGACAAATGAAGATTGGGCTGCCGAAAGACATTTAAGGAAGACACTTATAATAACATTTTGACAACACTTAGATAATAATTTTTTGAATCCTTGGATTTGACAAATTTTGGTTTTCAGCATATTgtcaattatattttatattgactTCTACTATTCTTTCTATTGATGAGCTTCTTACGAGGCATTTGAGAACCCTTTCAGTATTTATAACTTTCTATGATCATGAGCAAAGAAGAATTTgttaaaaatctgaattaacGTTAAGATGCAAAAATatgttcatttattattaagATTTGAAACTTCTCGAATTTGCGCACGTCTGTCTCCCTTCTCCAGGGACATATGCAGTGATGAGTGTGATGGTAGGAGGGGTGACTGATCGATTAGCCCCAGACTCGAATTTTATGGTATGGGACAATGAGACAAACTCCACTAAAGTGGATGATGTCGCCCGGGATGAAGAAAGGATCAAAGTGGCTGCAGCTGTCACCTTTTTATCTGGATTATTTCAGGTAAATATTTTTTAGGATGCTTTGAGGTTCCTTAAATCTTCAATTTGTTGGCAGCCTGGCCTGTAGTTGCTTAGATATTAGACAACTAATGCTTTCAAGcttcaaaaatacattaaaaccATTTACCATTCATGTCAGCAAACACTTGTAGAATGCGTGGGATCAGTCTCAAGACATTATTGATTACTTTAAAAGTCTTTATGTATACAGACTACAAAGTAAAATGGCATGCAATTGACTATGATGGATCACAAATCTCAGCTGTGGATAAACAGCTGTGGTCACAGCAGTCTGTTGTGGAGCTATAAGAGTACAATGCTTCATCTCATGATGAAGCACTGAAGCATTCCATGACTGTTAATTTGTTTATGATGCAGGCTCTCCAAATAGCAGCTCTAAGGGCACTCTACTGCAAGACTCTAAATGTTTCTTCATCTGGTTTATTTGTGTAGATTTTGCTTGGCCTGGTCCAGTTTGGTTTCGTGGTGACCTACTTGTCTGAGCCTCTGGTCCGAGGTTACACCACAGGAGCCGCAATCCACGTCATTGTGTCTCAGCTAAAATATACCTTCGGCATCACACCTCAAAGACACAGCGGCCCTCTCTCATTGATATATGTAAGAAGGAGCCACAGTCATGAACGAGTTGCTTTTACGAATGTGATTATGCAAagtgaaaatacagaaaaatggcATTAGTACACAAGAGCTAAACCCCAATACAATGTCTTTACACTGTTACACTTTGTACCTTTTTCCATAGTTGACAAATTCTGTCTGTTGTGGCCGAATACTGTAGTCACTCAGGTTTGCTTTAATTAAACACTCCTTCCAGCCTCCATCATCAGTCACCCTTGTTGATTCTCTTAAGGCTACCTATTGTCTAAAAGCCACAACAAAAGTGAGGCCATGGTTAAGACAAATTGCCTCTTCCCTTTTATTATATCCAGTGGAGCAGTCAGGCCTCTCACTAATGAACATGTCTCTAAAATGGTTTTCTTGCAGAGATCTGGTTTCCTTTTTCTAAAAATTTTTTTACAACCTTTTTTCCCATGGCCTCATCTATACAAATATTTAACCAACAGTCGGTTCTCTCTTTCCAGACTGTGGTGGAGTTGTGTTATCTCATTCCACAGACAAACATTGGTACTCTCGTGGTCAGTATTGTTGCCATAGTTGGCCTCATCCTGGCGAAGGAGCTCAATACTTACCTGAGTAAAAAACTGCCTGTTCCAATACCTGTGGAGCTGCTTGCTGTGAGTACACAGGAATACAGATGCTCAGTTAGTTTACATAGATAAACCTGCACACACTACTGATATGCCTTCGtctattatatataatatttcttattttttgctTCACCAGGTCATTATTGCTACACTTGTGTCCTGGCAAGTTAACTTGGAAGAGAAATATGGAGTAGAGGTGGTGGGCATTATTCCTTCAGGGTGAGAAACCTAGCCCAGACACAACCCACAGCAAATATACAAAGATGTATGTTTCCACATATGAAACATAATGTATCCATAATGTTGCATGTATTCTGCACGGGTTCTGCCTGCCAGTCTCAAGCCACCTGTCGTCCCAGACACCTCTCTGTTTGGTCAGGTGGTAGGAGATGCCTTCGCTCTGGCTGTGGTTGGCTATGGCATTGCCATTTCACTGGGACGAATCTTCGCCTTGAAATATGGATACAAGGTGGACAGTAACCAGGTAGGAATGATAGATACACAGATGACCTGATGCTTTACTGTCAGTGTGCTCTGTATATAGTGTGTTTTTACATGGTACAGGAACTCATCGCCTTGGGACTGAGTAACTCTATTGGAGGATTTTTCCAGTGTTTTGCCATCAGCTGCTCCATGTCTCGCACCATGGTTCAGGAGAGCACAGGAGGGAAGACTCAGGTTGGTAGTAATGAGTGTGTTCTCGTGAAATCTTGGTAGACAAAGTGCACAGTGTGTTTTAATATAAACCTGCAAGCAATCTAGCTTTGCTCACATAATTTGACTTGTATAGCATCAGTttccaaaattaaaatcattaaaacatCTATTTCTTTAACGATTTAACTAAATTGGcatcatgaaaagaaaatacttcTTTTAAAGTTAGTTATCTAGAGTactaaatacaatgaaataagGCAAATGATTGAAAGATAAATATACTAATCAAATGCAATTTGATTAGTTTGCCTGATTTAATAGTTTGCCTGAATTAACATTAATTATTGTGATCAAAAGATTGCattcattaaaatatgaaaaaattcAGAATCACAAAAATTTTATTACATTAGTTCATGTAAGACCTTAAAATGTCTATTATGCAGTACTGCAAACTGTAGTTTTATGTTCCTAAACAACACCATTTCTGCTAAGTTTCCATGATTTTTGTTGATGCTGACTATGCCACACAAtcaaaaatcaataaacaacaTTTAGAAAAGTACCTACTGGTTTTCATGCTTGGCACTTTTAAAGGTAGCATGGCTGTTTCATTAGGGCATTTACATCCTTATTTTCATCCACACCCTTCCCTCTGCCTGTAGCTGCAAACCTGGACAATCTTAAAGGTTCAGCTGAGtgaatataattaatattaCTCTGATAAGTGGCATCATTATGAAACACTTAGGAAATCGATTTTCACTCACATTGTCGAACTCcacctacacaaacacatttagtcTGACAACGCCATTAATCAGCTCGGTCCCATTGGAGAGGAGAGTTTCCTATGACTGCTTTGACTCCATATAATCATGTACCAATTCATCTTAAGCACCATGTCGTTAATCCCTTTTGTAGTTTCTTTTTAACGTTCTTATCTCAATCCTGATTTTGACTCATGATGCCTCTATCTTATCTCTGCAGGTTGCTGGGGCTTTATCAGCAGTGGTTATCCTTTTCATCGTCCTTTGGATCGGGGCTCTCTTTGAAGAACTGcctaaggtgtgtgtgtgtgtgttggtattTGGTTATGCACATGCATAAGCGAGCACGTGTCTAAGTCTGAAATTATAAGCCTGCCTTTCCTAAAACAGACATCTGAAGTTGTGCTACTGTAATGCCAGAAACATATACTTCCTTCAGTTTCACACAGATATTGTctacttttaaaaacaaagagcatCAAATGCAGTGGATTAATTCACAGCTGAAAAAATGCCATATATTTCAAGATGATAAGAAGGATTACAATCTAAAGTTTATTTGTTGACAAATCCACAGTGTTCTATACATTGTTATTGTTCTTGACACTCTAACCTGTAGTACAATATCTCAAACTCACTATCCTACTTCAGGAATTGAACATTGGCTGCTCCATATGAACTTCTTTATTATGTTTGACTTTGCAGGCAGTGTTGGCTGCCATCATCTATGTCAACCTGCATGGCATGATGAAGCAATTCATGGACGTCCCTGCTCTGTGGAGAAGCAACAAAATAGACATGGTGAGCGTACTTTGAGGCAAACAGGTTCCAGACAGAAAGTCTGGAATTTCAAACAGCTTTTAAGTCTCCCACTTTAAATACAACTACATATACTGAGCACCCAATGACACCATCGCAAGCTGCCACATGATCCAATATTATGTGCAAATAATGGAGGATAAATACCTGCTCTATTCTGGTGAACTATGCTGCATGCACTACAAAACTAGACATGCTTCAAGTGAATACTACTAAACTCCCAAAAATGTGTAGTTCGGCAGAATCAGTTTCTTACTATTTGCTATTATGGCATTATGCAACATTAATAGTAAAAATGCATCAtgaatgttgtatttatttatttaaagtcGTAATAAGGTACAATAAAGACTCACCACAAACTCATTTTCCACCCTCTGTTCTTCAGGTTATTTGGTTGgccaccttcctcttcactttgGTGTTGAACCCTGACCTTGGACTAGCTGCAGCCATTGCTTTTTCAATGCTTACCGTCATCTTCCGGACGCAGCTGtaagaaaacatttccatgGGCTAGCTATCAACAACAACACCCAACAATGACTAAAATACTCCACACCTAATggcaaaatattacaaatagcAGGAGtagaaatttcagttttttgttttgtgtgttttccagacCTAAATATTCCCTCTTAGGGCAGGTCCAGGACACAGACATCTACAGGCCACTGGAGGACTACAGTCGGGTATGGCTGTATAAATTAACTCAATTCAGGGGCAAGGGTGTTCAATGTTCTGGACATGGTCTCAAAACAGACTCCAGACTTCATTCTCTTTTGTCCCTGACATTAAAGTCCAAGTCTAAATAAAACTTGTTAATGGGAGTTATGTACCACCTAAATAGATCACAATGCACTTTTTCTCCCAAGCAATGCTAACACTTACCCTGAAATGTGTTCTccatctccttttcctctcatttcaaTTGCAGTCTGCAATTCTgcaaaagacacatttttacagCTATTATCAAAGCTGTGCAAGACGGTTTGAAAAGAAGTCATAAAAGTAGAACAAGTTGTTTTATATGTtatttcaaaagagaaaagaaggagcAATACACAACAATAAGACTTCCCTGTATAGTGTTAATATTGGTCAacatgggttagggttgttgtttttttttttttttattttttttaaacaccgcTCCTATGAAATGGGAGAGGAAACCTGGGACATGTTGttgaatttaaatgaggatCTGAAGAACAATAAATCACTGAACAATTAATAAACAGAATACAGAGACAGTTCATTTTTCAATGTAGTTAAAAAACAATTTTGGTACATTAAAGTGCACAAGGGAAAAAACGTCTGACTACAGCAGAAAGGCTTTCAGACAGAGAGTCCAATGGAGACTGGTGTTTGAGTCCTGCTTtactttgatttttattttttctgttcttatttctattttttatttcagttttacttcttttttttttttttttttacttctttggaccaaaaaaaacaacttcgtcaggttgtttctgtgtttaaaaaaaaaaaaaatccttcaaggCAGATTTCACCCCCCATGCAATCAGTGTGTAACTCTTTGTTCATATCCAACAGTCATTTattgttgtgggttttttttgtttttttagtttctccATTTGACAGTGTATTATCATAAGGTAACACATGAAAGACAGGGAAGTCAAACTAACAAACTGTGAGAACAAGATGTTCAAACGTTAAGTCAGAGCTATGGATCTACACCCAAGTTTGATGGAGCcagtcagtttttttcattcacataaagaaatgtattcatttgtttttgcatgaTTTTGGTGCTCTTGGTTGGCATTTGCGgtttcaagtttgtttttatctaataGCAAGAATGCAAAATATATGGTGAGGAAGGTCAAATGCAGTGGATTCAAAAGCATACAAGCTGGCACACGCAATTCATATTCCCCTATGAATGGATCAACTTTGATACTACTATAACTTCCTATGTAACGGCAACCTTAGtgcaaaagcaaaataaaaatgttaagtaTATAGTTTACAACTAAATactgtaaaatatatattttaattgtgAGGATGTTAGCATGATATTAACTGAGAGCACCTGCCTCCTCACAGAGCTGGTAGTACGGTAGTAGCCTGTCTTACCACAGTGTCTCTAGCTACAAAAGCATTTTATGTTTGCTCCagtgctccttttctttcagctaaTTTGGGGGTTTCATTTCTCCATTTAATTGATCAACTTCTTGACTGACTGATATATTTCAGGTGAATCCAGTGCCAGGGATTTTGATCTTCCGTTCCTCTGCCACGCTTTACTTTGCCAATGCTGAAATGTATCAAGATGCCCTGGGGGAGAAGGTGAGGACCACACACAGAAACTCTGATAGGACAACAATCCCTCTTTTCACAGTTTCCACACAATTAACTTCTATCTTACAAACATTATTTCTGACACACTAATGACTGACCCAACAATCCAACAATTCACACTTTGTGAGCATATTGTTCAGATGTCATCCAgccattttctctcctcatttcttcTGTTGAAATTTTGTTTAAACAGCCTCCTGCAcctcttttcctccccctcttcctcctcctcttctgtcaaGTCTCTTTGGGCTAGATGGGAAGACAGACTAAAGCAAAATGGAATTAGATGACAAAAGATGAGAAATAGGGGAAGAAGCGGAGATTGAATAAAGGAGGGAGATAAAAGAATGCCTCATTCATTAAAATGTCACCATGCCAAAGCCACAGAGTCACCCATATGTTTGATGCACAAATATGCTTTGGTAGAGCAGGCAGAGGCTGCAGATTTGTTTACTGTGTGAGAAACTGTCAGCAGATAAATTTGGTCAGTTTTTGGATCTGCGTGGTAAGTGTTGAATAGTGAAAGGTGCATAGGAAAATCTTACTGCCTGTTTTCTCTGATAGCACCTGCAGTAAAGCTACTGGGTTACATTCGTAGCAGGAGATGCTAAGTGCTGTAACTGCAACAGCTAGTGATTTAATGATGCAAATCATCCATTGCTTCTTCATGAACTCCCTTCCATATCATGTATTGTCCTGCAAACTTTCAAGTTTATTACCATGCCTCTGACATGGTAATCGGCATAAAATCTGTTTTAGAGAAGAACGGGTTAGATGGTGGTAATCAAATTCTGATCCACTTTGCATTTGCCAgacacatcagaaaaacaatgaaaatctGATTGGATGTTTACGACTTTGGAGCATGACAAACTTTCCAGCCTTTGCCATTTCCTGTGTGTTCATTAGTCCTTGCTCACTGCTAATCCTGGCTTCAAACTTGATGCAATAGCTAGTTTATGTGACAATCATTTCAGTACATTTAGGACATTTAAATGATGCATTGCTTCATTTCCAGTTCTCCAAGAGTTCATAGTCAGTTATAATGTCTGCATGTCCTCTTGTCTCAATAGCGGTTCAGATTTTTCCTAAAACGTGTATTTCATATAAATCTTCTCTTGCTTTAATAAAAAGAGATCCCAATAGAAGTTAAAGATGACAAAATACACTGTTGTCCTTCAATGCATCAATGCAGCTGTCCGAAGTAGACAACACAAGTGGATATCTTTGAAAGGTACATCAACACAGACAGTCACAAAATTTAAacatgggcagcacagcagcatagtggttagtgctgctgccttttctttgtggagtttccatgttctctccgtgtttgtgtgggttttctctgggtactCTGTTCCTCCCGCTGTCCAAAGACACAAATGTTTaggtttattggtgactctaagttgtctataggtctgagtgtgagtgcaaGTCTgtatatgttggccctgtgatggactggtgacctgtccagggtgtacctcgccctcaaccaatgtgagctgggattgg encodes:
- the slc26a6.2 gene encoding solute carrier family 26 member 6, translated to MEERRRVGYSVHRKILDEGAVDLMAEKSDSKTTLSEKLKTSLRCSGPRMKSCLLDSFPVLSWLPRYSIRENCLGDLISGISVGIMQLPQGMAYALLASVPPVIGLYSSFYPVLIYFIFGTSKHISVGTYAVMSVMVGGVTDRLAPDSNFMVWDNETNSTKVDDVARDEERIKVAAAVTFLSGLFQILLGLVQFGFVVTYLSEPLVRGYTTGAAIHVIVSQLKYTFGITPQRHSGPLSLIYTVVELCYLIPQTNIGTLVVSIVAIVGLILAKELNTYLSKKLPVPIPVELLAVIIATLVSWQVNLEEKYGVEVVGIIPSGLKPPVVPDTSLFGQVVGDAFALAVVGYGIAISLGRIFALKYGYKVDSNQELIALGLSNSIGGFFQCFAISCSMSRTMVQESTGGKTQVAGALSAVVILFIVLWIGALFEELPKAVLAAIIYVNLHGMMKQFMDVPALWRSNKIDMVIWLATFLFTLVLNPDLGLAAAIAFSMLTVIFRTQLPKYSLLGQVQDTDIYRPLEDYSRVNPVPGILIFRSSATLYFANAEMYQDALGEKFGVDITKILSAKKKLEAKKKRNEMKNAKKAKNAAKKNAIDMTEEPEREEHCDLAVIEMHMDPHPSYPRAIILDLSPVNFLDTVGVKTLRNIRRDYGEIGVEVVLAGCQTAVVDNLQTGGFFNDKVTKSCLFSTIHDAVLYCQSDTEESQTKEQRGRETYF